Part of the Ictalurus punctatus breed USDA103 chromosome 9, Coco_2.0, whole genome shotgun sequence genome is shown below.
CCTGAAATACTGCtaaaaaacaaagcatttttaGCTATCAGAGAAATGATTCGCCGCAGCAGACGTTTTGTTCGATTGAGTCACGatttactgaattactgaatgtCACTCTATTTCATATTTGACCTACACTTCTAAGTAAACTTGCAGTTTGACGCAGCTTGATGGCATTTCGGCGTGGCGTGTTTGCAACACACTGAAGCCGGTGAAATGCAACGCAGCAAGGAAGGGGTGTGTGCACCTCTACACTGCAATGCAACAAAGCTTTTGCTTTTAGCTGTGGTATGTTTTCTTCACGTTCCTGATGAGAAGCGTTAACGTATTGTTCACGTGTTGGatttacaagaacatttctatttttttttttttttaaacgttcaTATGATTGCATTTCGCTCTGACGTGGAATCTTGTGCAGATATGAACTGCTTCCGGGCCTCCGGATGATCTTAAAAGCGTACGCACTTCGAGAATATGCGAAAGTGCTTTTTTCAAGAGGAGCCTGAGGAGAAGAGCAAACAGGTCTATTGATTGCAGGCTCCTGTATCTGATCGGTCGGGAACCTCCTGGACAACATTCATAGACTCTATTTCTTCTCACGTTTATGGGCGCAAAACAATGTTCGTGGCTATTTTATTAATTCTAGAAATTCCTTTCAAGACGCATgcatatagagagagacacagagagagagagagagagacagagagagacagaaagagagcgacagagacacacaaacacacagagtgtgagagagagacagagacacagagagagactcagagagacacagagagacacacacagtgtgagagagacagagacacagagagagacacagagacagaaagagagcgacagagacacagagagaaacacagagagagactgagagagagagaaagagacacagagaaagagagacagagagagacagagagagagagacagagacacacagagagaccgacagagagagagagacacagagagagagagagagagagagagagagagagagacacagagaaacacagatacagagagagagagacagagagagacacacagatacagagagagacagtcagagacagagagacagacagagagagagagagagagagagagagagagagagacagacagtcagagacggacagagacagagagacagacacagagagagatagacagtcagagacggacagagacagagacagacacagacagagagagacacacagatacagagagacacggacagagacagagagacagacacacacacagagagagagagagagagacagagagagagagagagagagagagacagtcagacacagagagagagagagagagagacagagagagagagagagagagagagagagagagagacacacacacagatacagagagagacagacagtcagagacggacagagacagagagacagacacagagagagatagacagtcagagacggacagagacagagacagacacagacagagagagacacacagatacagagagacacggacagagacagagagacagacacacacacagagagagagagagagagagacagagagagagagagagagagagagacagtcagacacagagagagagagagagagagagagagagagagagagagagagagagtcagacacacagagagagagacacagtcagagacggacagagacagagagacagacacacacacagagagagagagagagagagacagagagagagagagagagagacagtcagacacagagagagagagagagagagagagagagagagagagtcagacacacagagagagagacacagtcagagacggacagagacagagagacagacacagagagagagagagagagagagagagagagacacggtcagacacagagagagagagagagagagagagagagagagagagagagagtcagagacgggcagagacagagagacagacacacagagagagagagagagagagagagagagagagagtcagagagagacagtcagagacggacagagacagagagacagacacagagagggggCCAGGATCATAATATGAGAAGACATTACATTCTTTATAAAAGCTCAACGCTGAAATAATCTTTGCATTGGACAATTTCTTGATAATTACACAAGGCTGTTGGGTTTTTGAGACTGGCTTTatatgatttctgttgtgaTCGAACGTGTTTTCAGAGCCGCTTATGTTCAGGAGATCCTGAGATCCTGACTCATTTTAAATTGGGATTAAGCGTGCATTGCCCTCTAGTGGATGAAGCTTTTAGAGCCATCAAAACAAACACGCAGCACCGTAGTTTCATCAAAATCTTTAATTCACTTCTAAACGcactttcaaataaaaataataataaaaaaaagaaatgttactTTTCATTGTATATGTAGCACAGGGTTCGGAGACATTAACAACAAACAGCGGGATTGGAAAGATGGAACCTGGACCCAAAGATCACACCCAGCTCATGCAGATTACCTCCAAACCAgtaaacaaacatgtttatgCCATGCTGTCATTCTGTCTGATAGTGGATTAGCTCCAACTTGTGCTCTTCAGGACAATTCGGTTGTATTTACACTACAATTTTAAcatcagctttacagaaatccggacaCAGGTGGAGAGTCGTCTCGACTGGACGAGCCaaaggcgacggtggtgaggagaCACTTCGTTacacgacatgaggaagaaaccttgagaggaaccagattcaaacGGGAAGCGTGAGGAGTTATTACTCTTCCACAACTGTATACTATAGAGTCAAGCAGTGAAGGTTCTTCAAGGAGCACCAGGGTTAGGTGTGGCAGAGAGACcgacagacatagagagagagagagagagagagacacacacagtgaagGTTCTTCAAGGAGCACCAGGGTTATGTGTGGGGCCAAGAAcaggggagggagggatggagagagagagagagagagagagagagagagagagagagagagagagagagagagagaaagtgatagCACCATTCACTCTCAGTCCTTGGAGAAGCGTGGAGTGTGTGACCGTGCTGTGAGTGAGGATACAGGACATCTGTAAGAGATTCAGTGTAACCCGGCAGCAGGTTAAATGTCCGAAAaggcagggtttttttttaatgctaatttTCACTCCGAAGAGAAAAATGTTCGTGGTAATGAATAATCTGAAGAACAACATGATCATATGTTCAGACTAGCAGAATCCAGTAGCAGAAGGAAACCACACAGAACAAGGTACCATAATTGTACCTCAACAGTTCAGCAgtgatgctatatatatatatatatatatatatatatatatatatatatatatatatatatatatatatatatatatatatatatatatcggtgTGTCtgatcttcatcatcaccaccaccatcactctTCAGTacgcactttatcctggtcaaggtcatgGTGGCTCTGGTCTACCCCAAGAGCACTAGTCatgaagcaggaatacaccctggatgggacactaCACTGGTCATCATACACAGGGCATCTCTCTCGCTGGCTCgctcgcttgctctctctctctctctctctctctctctctctctctctctctctctctctctctctctctcacacacacacacacacacacacacacacacactcactcacacactctctctctctctctctcactcacactctctctcactcacactctctctctctcactcactcactcactcacactctcactcactcacactctctctctctctcactctctctctctcacactctcactcacactctctctctcactctctctctcacactctctctctcactctctctctcacactctctctcactcacactctctctcactctctctctctctctctctctctctctctctctctctctctctctctctcactcacacactctctctcactcactcacactctcactcactcacactcactcacactctctctctcacactctctctcactctctctctctcactcactcacacactctctctcactcactcactcactcacactctctctctcacactctctctctctcactcactcacactctctctcactcactcactcacactctctctctcacacactctctctcactcactcacactctctctcactcactcactcacactctcactcacactctctctcactcactcactcactcactcacactctctctcactcacactcacactctctctcacccattctcattcattcattcattcatatatttataaatgacaAGTTTGCTTTGTCCTTCTTCAGACACCCATTCCCACCCGTGGTCCTGGAGAACACTGTGTGCTGCACATGCTAGTGTTTTCCCTGTttaaacacacctgattcaactaatcaACTAATTAACATCCcttcctgagtgtgtgtgtgtgtgtgtgtgtgtgtgttagagttaGAGctgggaaaacactaaaatgtgcaagACTAGGAACCTGTGATAACCTAGGGTTAGGGCTAGGGTTATATAAGGGTGTATAAGCTATAATAAAAGAGAGTGTAATATTTAGTAATGTTTATTTAGTGCAACGCAGCAGCAGTGATCCAAATTAGATCTCGATTAGCAAACGAGCTGCATGAGATGACTCTGACTTCATCAGTGACCAGAGCAAgaagacaaaacaacaacaaagtgcTCAACGTtctaacaagtcacatgtttTGCAGTGGAACCACCACACACTTTCTGACAGGAAGTGTCAGTTATGGAAGACTCCAGATCAGAGTTATTTACAAAAGGAGAAGCTCCGCGACAAAGCAGCCTGTTTCTGAATCTATTTAAAGGTAAGAGGTCTGATTCATGTGCATGTTAAGGTCTGTTTATTTCACTCAGCACTTAAGAGTTTTGTACACAACATCACCAGCACTTAGAGGGTAAAGTATTatctatataataaataataaactatttGACCCTCACAGTAATATCTGTGAAAAGCACATGTTTTTAGTTTcatactttttctctctctctttttttttttttttttacacctgtGATCACATTATTCTCAACAGCACCATcatatgtgtacacacacacacacacacacacacacacacacacatatatatatataaattatattttatatatatatatatatatataatataatataatataatataatttatatatatatataaattatattatatataattatattatatataatgtgtgtgtagtttaaataaataaaaaaacaactcacaaaaaaatgttttgcctGTTTTCTCCCCTTTTGTGTTCCAcgctgtttattattttttgttgttttttgctatTTACTTCATGCTTAATGCAGTTGATAATGACTGTTGTTTATCTTCAATGTTTGGGTTTCTTTTTGAATGTTGACTCATAATATTTGTGTACTTTTGATTTATATAATTGTGTGCCttgttttatataattaattgtgtactttgttttatataattgtgtacattttatataattaattgTGTACTTTGTTTGATataattgtgtacattttatataattgtgtacattttatataattgtgtacattttatataattaattgtgtacattttatataattgtgtacattgttttatataattgtgtacattttatataattaattgCTTACTTCGTTTTATATAATGCTTGTtgatttggggaaaaaaaccaaaaaaaacaaaacggtaCTGTCATCATGTAAGGTTAATCTGTACTTTGCATGTTTTGTATCCTTTGTAAATGTTCTgtttgatttaaattttttgctttatacttttatttattttttagcataAACTCTTTGAATCATTGTGCACATTTTATCTCACCTGTAAGGTTGAATGACTTTTTTCATGTTCGCTACCATCTGTAATGTTCTGCTATGTTTTCCCACAGCGTTTGCCAGCTATAATGTCGGTGTTACTTTCTGCATGGTGTTTGTGTTGCAGTTTACTATTTTTGTGCccttattaatgtttatatcaCTTTTTGTTCAGTGTTTCATCTGTTCTGTTTGTGTTCACAGAGTTCAGGTTTGAAGCGTTACACAACCCTCCGGCTCAGACGCAACATCAGATCATCCTGCATTGCTTACACATGTCCTCTTCTGAACACCAGTCtagaaaaaaacacacctcaAACCTGTTCTACCATGAACAGCATTCTGTAGAGAACCACACCTCAAGCCTGTCCCCAACCGACCGCCGATCTGGAGAGGGCTTCACCTCAAGCCTGGCCCCAACCGACCGCCGATCTGGAGAGGGCTTCACCTCAAGCCTGGCCCCAACCGACCGCCGATCTGGAGAGGGCTTCACCTCAAGCCTGCCCCCAACCGACCGCCGACCTGGAGAGGGCTTCACCTCAAGCCTGTCCCCAACCGACCGCCGACCTGGAGAGGGCTTCACCTCAAGCCTGTCCCCAACCGACCGCCGATCTGGAGAGGGCTTCACCTCAAGCCTGCCCCCAACCGACCGCCGACCTGGAGAGGGCTTCACCTCAAGCCTGCCCCCAACCGACCGCCGACCTGGAGAGGGCTTCACCTCAAGCCTGCCCCCAACCGACCGCCGACCTGGAGAGGGCTTCACCTCAAGCCTGCCCCCAACCGACCCCCGACCTGGAGAGGGCTTCACCTCAAGCCTGTCCCCAACCCACCGCCGACCTGGAGAGGGCTTTACCTCAAGCCTGCCCCCAACCCACCGCCGACCTGGAGAGGGCTTTACCTCAAGCCTGCCCTCAACCGACCGCCGCTCTGGAGAGGGCTTTACCTCAGGCGTGGCCTGTACTAAACCTCAAACTGGTGAGGACTATACCTCAGGTGTGTCATGTACTAAATATCAATCATCAGAGGACTACATATCAAATCGGTCATCTCCTGAATCAGAGAAGAAACTTCTATCATGCTTCAAGTGTCACTACTGTGGCAAGTCATTCAGCCGGCAGCGTTACCTCAAAATGCACACTGTCCAAGGAGAAGATGCCTTTAACTGCACATCATGTGGGAAGCTTTTCTCTGCTAAATGTAGCTTGATGGCTCACAGACGTTCTGAGCATAAAGGAGAAAAACCTCTAAAATGTGAAGAGTGCGGGAAAGCTTTCGCAACAGCTAAAGCAAGACTGGCGCATCAATCGAGTCACAATGGAAACAAGCAGTTTAACTGCCCAAGATGTGACAAAACCTTCCTGAGCAAGCACATGCTAAGTACACACATCCTGAGTGAACACCAGGGAACGCAACCCTTCGGTTGTGACGTCTGTGGTAAAAGATTCAAGCTGAAGAATGGACTGATCTCCCATCAGCGGATTCACTCAGGAGCGCGGCCGTATCGCTGCGAGGAATGTGGCAAGACCTTCATCGCTAAAAGCACGTTTAACGTCCATCAGCGGGTTCACACGGGTGAGAAGGCGTTTAGCTGTGAAACATGCGGCAGGAGCTTTAGCCTAGCTGCTTGTCTGTCCAGACATCAGCAGAGCCACAAGGATTTCAAATCCTTCAACTGTGACGTCTGCAAGAAGACTTTCGCCCAGGCTAGTCACCTTCGTATTCATCGACGCGTGCATGCCAGCGAGAAAACGTCGCATGATTGTGAAACCTGCCAGAAAAGTTTTAGTTGTAACCGAGCTCTCAAGCTGCATGAGAAGATTCACATAACCAAGCGAGCATTTTCCTGCTCAGTGTGCGCCAAGTCGTTTGGTTCGGATGCGTATCTAAGAAGGCACCAGCAGCTCCATTTAGGAGTGAATCTGCACCGCTGTGACGAGTGCGGCAAGAGTTTCGTCACAGCCGGCCATCTCCGCTCACACCTGCAGGTCCACCCACACTTGAGACCTTTCACCTGCACCGAATGTGGACGGAAATGCCGCACCCTCGGCGATCTCGCGCACCACCGACGCGTCCATACAGAGGACAGCTTCCGCTGTGGGGTGTGTGAGAAGCGGTTCGCGACGAGGAAAAGCTTGTCCTTACACCACCGCGTGCACAGCGGCGAGAAACCGTACTCCTGCAGCGAGTGCGGAAAGACTTTCGCTCACTTATCCAATGTCCTCAGACACGCCAGCGTACACACCGGCGAGAAACCCTTCGGTTGCAACGAGTGTGGGAAGTGTTTCCGCCTGGCCTTTAGTCTCAGAGCTCACGCGCAGACGCACGTGAACGAGCAAGAGCGGACGTGCACTGAATGCGGGAGAGGTTTCTCACGAATGAAGACCTTACTGAGCCACAAGTGTGCGAAGACGCAATCCGAGAAGTCCAAagaggagagggggggggaaaaaacccacgAAAAGACATAAGAATGTCTCCGAAGACAGGGTTTAAGTTCCGCAACCCGGCgtaaatatacaataaatacaatttaattaaaaatatgaaataaaagcatgaaaacggtgttaaaaatgtgtattttttatcAAGCCTCTACATAAGAAGGCTAGTAAGTaagtcaattttatttatatagcacgtttAACACAGCagagctgaccaaagtgctgagcagagtaaagaaaagtaaaatagaaaaccaaataaagacagacaagagtaaaaatgagattaaaacgcctgggagaagagatacgctttcagcctctttttaaGAATGATACCAGAAGGTGCGaggcggatgtccagtggcaattgATTCTCCATGAACGAGGGGCGGAGACTGAAAAAGCTCTAACCCCCTTAGTTTTTAAACAGGAAGATCTTCAAAATCTGCTTATTGAACGTGATgagaagatctttgagataagaaGGAGCTTGACCGTTAAGAGTTTTAAAGGCAAACAAGagaatcttaaactggatcCTAAACTGGACCGGGAGCCAGTGGAGCGATGCTGAAATTGAGGTGAGTGATATGATCATGTTTGTTTGCCCGGGTCAACAGCCTTGAAGCTGCATCCTGAACCATCTGGAGACGAGCACGAGATGACCGAGGAAGACCCAAGTACAACGAATTGCAATAATCTAAGCGCTCTTGTTTGGAATCATTAATATGATGCTTCTTTGCTGAAGAATTTGAGTTTGGATGATAGAATGCTcccaaaataaaatgatatttgtTCTCGTAGTAATCTCATTCTGAACCCCAGGTGAAGGCACGTACTTGACGTGGCAAAGTGTCTGATGCTAAATTGCTAGCTCCAGCGCACAACCAGTTTGGAACACCAAATCTGTCTGATATCATGGCTGATCATCTGTTTTTCCCGTGtctctgtgggtttcctctgggttccccGGTTTCCTCCGACCTccctccatttaaaaaaaaaacaaacaaaaaaaacccatacaaAGAAGGTAGATTGACGATGCTAAATTTTCCCTGAAGGAGCGTGTGTGCGCTTTGTGCACTGCACTAGACGGGCGTCCCGTCCAGGTTGTATTCCCAACCTACAACCAGGGTTTTCCAGGATAAGCTCCGGATCCCTCACGATTCAGACCAGGATCTACGACTGCTAAAAGAAGTAGTGAAgaaaagtttcatttatttatatatttattcctTGGTTCCAATCCATGAACCAGAGTGCACAATCATACCTTTATGTTCAATTCAGTAAATACTCACGAAATCCTGCTACTACAGGAGATCAACATTACCGaggggaagttcggatcattttactgactcggatctttgagtCTCGTTcggcaaaatgaacgaatcttttaccgagtcatttcattcatttcagaagaatataattataatgttaCATGTTCAATtcccccaacacatctagtacttacgcaaacgttgatcacacttggaattaaaaataaactataggctgatgcgaattatgagaaacagaaatgattcgttaatagcttagctgggtcttcaggctatgcagtctgttagttcacctcacctcccgatccgagtcgtccttcgggttcgagtcattGGTTCATCACGTGACCGCCCCGTAGGCTGAATACAGTGGGGCtgtgacgtgatgaacgaacgactcgaacccgaagactcgagacatgaactaatcatttctgtttcctggacagaacctatggggatgttgcagcACAGGCGTGGtcacaaatgaacaaatcactctgagacaactcgctgttcccgaatcatattaaagattcgttcaaagtGAACGAATCATTCATGAACGATACATCACTAATAAACATACGTACACGAGTATgagggcttagtggttagcacgtttgcctcacgcctccagggttgaggatctgattcccaccgtggccctgtgtgtgcggagtttgcatgttctccccgtgctgcgggggtttcctccgggtactccggtttcctccccagtccaaagacatgcatggtaggctgattggcgtgtccaaagtgtccgtagtgtatgaatgggtgtgtgagtgtgtatgtgattgtgccctgcgagggattggcaccctgtccagggtgtaccccgccttgtgcccgatgctccccggggtaggctccaggttccccgtgaccctgaaaaggatgaagcggtatagaagatggatggatggatggacacgaGTATGAAGAAAGGCATCCTTTCTGAAACTGATAAATGATACCCATTATGAGGATTATGAAAAGCTTACTCTGCTTTTCCATGCTTTATTGATGACTGATTgattaaatggatttttaaaaaagcatgacGTGTCGTTCCTTAATAAAGGTATTGTAATCggtggcaaattgctgtggtagtACCTCTGTCAGTGCTGAATCTGaggactccttccaaaaattttttttaataatcatctctttacagaaaacttaaTAATTTCAACAATTACACggctttatattattattatttatttatttattttttaaaaaaaggatgttTATAAgaagcatccaccatacaaatcATTGTGTatgctgttactatggaaacattcatataaacctgggatttgctttgcagctggaactactgtggaaaattaatcaacaccttctgaccaaataCAATAATGACTCTATTTTGAAGGAAAACATACTGaggtgcgcgcgcgcgcgcacacacacacacctttatttTGAAGTCAGTACATTCTCGATTTCCTGAAGTTGCTGGTTTGTTTCCAAATACGTCACGACTCCGTATGTAAGTGCACTACACAGGCTCATGAAATAATAGCTTTTCGGGCTTTTCGAAGTGCACTAGATGTTCACTACAGGGTTGTTTGGGATACGGCCCAGTATTGTTTCCTCCTTCACTGCGTGGTGTTGAAGAGGTTTCAGAAAAAAGGGGAAAGAGGTGTCGGTGGATGTGATGGCTCTGAAAAGGATTCAGAAGGtaaatcagtgttttgtttgtatttctgcTAATAAACCAGTCGTGACAGTTAATGAAGACGGATTAAGAGATGGCTATTGCAGTGTTATTGCTTGGTAAAGGCTGTGTTTGCTAGCGTTAGCTAACGTTACTGCTTGGCTAGCGAGAACAAAGCCGGCTCAGTTTATCTGTCAACAAATCATAAGATTTGAGATTTATTTTCTGgaaagttgttttaaaaaaatgactatATTTAAAGTAGCAAGGCtttaacgtaaaaaaaaaaattaacgtaAAAAAATTCCTGCTTGTTTCCTTAACTCCAACCTAAGGCCATTTATTTACACTGATATTCgctaacttgttttttttccctcattaagcACATTTTACAGACCTCTTAAAAAgctaaagaaaatatttatttactttcacgCCTAAATTAGCGttcagtgattcattttcagaGAAATTGCATTCTTATTAATGAAATATCAGTTTATAGTAATGGTTGTGCGATATGTCAGGAAATATCGCGATACTTCAGGGATATTCCTCGGGAGTCGGGAAATAACGCAATACTTCGCGGACGTTCCTCACGAGTCGGGAAATATCGCGATACTTCACGGACATTCCTCACAAGTCAAGAAATATCGCGATACTTCGGACATTCATTACTTTATCTGTAAACGCAACATCGGCGCATTGAAATGcgttaaagcgcacctattatggttttgaaacgtgcctaatttagttttaaaggtctcatacgatagatttacgtgcatccgaggtcaaaaaacactttaacgtgctcgtaatttaaactgcagctttaccttttccccccagtgtcacaaacgactcgttaaatgattcgttctaaaggattcattctaaactcctcctttcagagagcttactctgctctgattggtcagacgtcccagtctgtcgtgattggtctacagctgtcagcgagcagctgatgaagaccagaggcggggctttttgttacaaacctacgtaggttagtacaggaagtaaagcctggaatcactaacgactcgattcagctgttcagaatcgattccttcttttgggagtcgatgaCTCCGTTTGACATCCGCTTTGatttttttgaaactttgcagatgtttttacattcacaaacagctctataacacactacctgaaagggaatatttgaaaaaccataataggtgcactttaataaaactgtttagCTCTGAAATCTGAAACCTTCCAGTAACAAGCAAGAGAACCGTACTCTACCATTTCCCTCAAGATCTGTTcctggtgagaattttttttttcaccacacCGCTGACTTCATCTATGGTAATCTGTGCACTGTTTACAGACCGATGTAATTACATGGTTAAGTTGTGTCTGTAGCCATGACTCTAATTGTCACTTTGCTGACAAATACAGAGTTGGTTTTGTTTCAGCCGCGAGACAGACACCAGAGTGGAGTCTGACTGAAAAACTCCCGTCTTATTCGGCGATGCAGAAGACTCGGGCTGTGTTAAGAGTCTTCAATCTTAAAAGTAGCTCCTAACTGCTTGATTTGGGAGAAAGTCTTCAAAATTGctaaaggaaagagagaaaatcatgAACAATCCTAAAGTGAGTTAACGGCACAGTCGGGTTGCTATGGCGTCCGGTGATTCGAGTATTTCTCGACTCTCTGctcatttatttgacatttgaaCGTGACGTCCTCACGCCGCTTGTCCCGCCAAAGCTGTCTTCGATTCgcaagtacagctaaaaggtctcgtttaccgatgAACCTCGCTGCGAAAGACAGCGCAAAACAGTTTCGCGCGATTGCGATTTcaccaattcgagtagttttaatgcggcaatttaaaaaaaataaataaataaatactgacaGCACCGGTGTCTGTCTTTTAgattcttttc
Proteins encoded:
- the LOC108269540 gene encoding gastrula zinc finger protein XlCGF58.1; this translates as MEDSRSELFTKGEAPRQSSLFLNLFKEFRFEALHNPPAQTQHQIILHCLHMSSSEHQSRKKHTSNLFYHEQHSVENHTSSLSPTDRRSGEGFTSSLAPTDRRSGEGFTSSLAPTDRRSGEGFTSSLPPTDRRPGEGFTSSLSPTDRRPGEGFTSSLSPTDRRSGEGFTSSLPPTDRRPGEGFTSSLPPTDRRPGEGFTSSLPPTDRRPGEGFTSSLPPTDPRPGEGFTSSLSPTHRRPGEGFTSSLPPTHRRPGEGFTSSLPSTDRRSGEGFTSGVACTKPQTGEDYTSGVSCTKYQSSEDYISNRSSPESEKKLLSCFKCHYCGKSFSRQRYLKMHTVQGEDAFNCTSCGKLFSAKCSLMAHRRSEHKGEKPLKCEECGKAFATAKARLAHQSSHNGNKQFNCPRCDKTFLSKHMLSTHILSEHQGTQPFGCDVCGKRFKLKNGLISHQRIHSGARPYRCEECGKTFIAKSTFNVHQRVHTGEKAFSCETCGRSFSLAACLSRHQQSHKDFKSFNCDVCKKTFAQASHLRIHRRVHASEKTSHDCETCQKSFSCNRALKLHEKIHITKRAFSCSVCAKSFGSDAYLRRHQQLHLGVNLHRCDECGKSFVTAGHLRSHLQVHPHLRPFTCTECGRKCRTLGDLAHHRRVHTEDSFRCGVCEKRFATRKSLSLHHRVHSGEKPYSCSECGKTFAHLSNVLRHASVHTGEKPFGCNECGKCFRLAFSLRAHAQTHVNEQERTCTECGRGFSRMKTLLSHKCAKTQSEKSKEERGGEKTHEKT